In the genome of Leptospira kanakyensis, one region contains:
- a CDS encoding SpiroCoCo family coiled-coil protein yields MGLEVFLLPFLASVAVTIGLRRLDKSNTKLSQLKRYASKLTDEIDGVALQKIQLVKDAGIDLDILVKQSRKVAEDIQGLSSESRDLFEKIRASKDYLSSLSGEMEQIQDLSSQVRREKQNMEEGLSQINSHKRELREVSEDMEALHNESISMLDTFQNKLNHRSDEILQSVAQKMVELESLLETKSDFLDNSLSKIAETAREKLLSHADVMVGETAGRLDHARKEMDLLLESMKYAQGDLDVRLTKFEDTSSLLSDKVDKFDERLEEKYQRASGKLEEKVNLLEKKIQERFDSIFDQVTHTKDSFMKGLSQETDAIKREIEDLSLETLSKRDDIINETRRQADGINQTIIQFQEKYLEAENKLLRQADIRKQELIREIEAFSEEFHRISEDLKEEASSLKKSALQELKDFDRELDSVRSNQETVIKTSLFELRKELEERMNSDFKLQKSEMESDLETVHSQVKELNETITAQTKDVDEYVEELKSALRESAHEILETAEEKAKESEEIVTEKIRIANANLEQFVSKWEDELGRIREDQNFSIEKLQDRLKEIHIEGADLLGEFQNQFQKAKSNLEMAAESKTKESISRLEEEAKLARSEVERILKHLEESGESFFNLQEEKMDRLNETIDSKISHQLTKLLDKGNVQLGQLEEKISNHLNTVKRNLDESIKRSKDESKKQIETYQRDYEKSFKEIAKESQDFLKDSLEQFQDLKYEIKNGLDDLNDTKEETLSSFQSEMETLKEDILTLSSELETVKEHSDLFASAKQIAEESNKAVEEISEALRALEKGRPDIDLYQSAISEFSELRKEIANELETLKEAQFQSEDIDKQVQILASNLVHVSETMEGFEQSLNEVSSIETRVTKLTTEQSKIESFLSSLQESQDSVFTLVENLEGQKHNARELQARLDILDREIEVVEAREKELTETIRQAENRTSFLVEREAQIDSVERKFDKIEELLGDLSDRHRQILTLQKRLEDLKESSRETKDDLESLLGEADETFEKLSEFLDIVQGAMQSPVPAGKSDRKVSGNPLVERKRATIQSLHDNYQWSSEAISEKLNIEKSLVDSILGVRKK; encoded by the coding sequence ATGGGATTAGAAGTCTTTTTATTACCTTTTTTGGCCAGTGTTGCGGTGACTATTGGGCTACGTCGTCTGGACAAATCCAACACCAAACTCTCCCAACTCAAACGTTATGCGTCCAAATTGACCGATGAAATTGATGGTGTCGCACTCCAAAAAATCCAATTGGTGAAAGATGCCGGCATTGACCTCGATATCCTTGTCAAACAATCTCGCAAAGTAGCAGAAGACATCCAAGGTTTAAGTTCCGAGTCTCGTGACCTATTCGAAAAAATCCGCGCAAGTAAAGATTACCTCTCTTCCTTATCAGGTGAGATGGAACAAATCCAAGATTTAAGTTCCCAAGTCCGTCGTGAAAAACAAAACATGGAAGAAGGACTTTCTCAGATCAACTCCCACAAACGAGAGTTACGCGAAGTATCGGAAGATATGGAAGCCCTTCATAATGAATCCATCTCCATGTTGGATACTTTCCAAAACAAACTCAATCACAGAAGTGATGAAATTTTACAATCTGTCGCACAAAAGATGGTGGAACTGGAAAGCCTTCTCGAAACCAAATCTGATTTTCTAGACAACTCACTTTCTAAAATTGCAGAGACTGCACGCGAAAAACTTTTATCCCATGCCGATGTGATGGTGGGTGAAACTGCCGGACGACTCGACCACGCACGTAAAGAAATGGATTTGTTACTCGAGTCCATGAAATACGCACAAGGTGATTTGGATGTTCGTCTCACTAAGTTTGAAGACACATCTTCCCTACTCTCTGACAAAGTCGATAAGTTTGATGAAAGGTTAGAAGAAAAATACCAACGTGCTTCTGGTAAGTTGGAAGAAAAAGTAAATCTACTCGAGAAAAAAATCCAAGAACGTTTTGATTCCATCTTTGACCAAGTCACTCATACAAAAGATTCTTTTATGAAGGGACTTTCTCAAGAGACAGATGCCATCAAACGAGAAATCGAAGACTTGTCTCTGGAAACACTTTCCAAACGTGATGACATCATCAATGAAACCAGAAGACAAGCTGACGGAATCAACCAAACCATCATCCAATTCCAAGAAAAATATTTGGAAGCAGAGAACAAACTCCTTCGCCAAGCAGACATTCGCAAACAAGAACTCATTCGTGAAATCGAAGCCTTCTCTGAAGAATTCCACCGCATCTCAGAAGACTTAAAAGAAGAAGCAAGTTCTCTCAAAAAAAGTGCCCTCCAAGAACTCAAAGATTTTGATCGTGAGTTGGATTCTGTTCGTTCCAACCAAGAAACTGTCATCAAAACCTCTCTCTTTGAATTAAGAAAAGAACTCGAAGAAAGAATGAACTCTGATTTCAAACTCCAAAAGAGCGAAATGGAATCGGATTTAGAAACAGTTCATTCGCAAGTCAAAGAACTAAACGAAACGATCACTGCACAAACCAAAGATGTGGATGAGTATGTAGAAGAGTTAAAATCAGCCCTTCGTGAATCGGCTCATGAAATTCTAGAAACTGCTGAAGAAAAAGCCAAAGAATCAGAAGAAATAGTGACTGAAAAAATCCGAATCGCCAATGCGAACTTGGAACAATTTGTCAGCAAATGGGAAGACGAACTTGGTAGAATTCGGGAAGACCAAAACTTTAGCATCGAAAAACTCCAAGACCGATTAAAAGAAATTCATATCGAGGGTGCTGATCTACTCGGTGAATTCCAAAACCAATTCCAAAAAGCAAAATCCAATTTGGAAATGGCCGCCGAGTCCAAAACCAAAGAAAGTATCTCTCGTTTAGAAGAAGAAGCGAAACTTGCTCGTAGTGAAGTCGAAAGAATCCTTAAACATTTAGAAGAATCAGGAGAATCTTTCTTTAATTTACAAGAAGAGAAAATGGACAGACTCAATGAAACCATTGATTCTAAAATCTCTCACCAATTGACAAAACTCCTTGATAAAGGGAATGTCCAACTCGGCCAACTTGAAGAAAAAATTTCAAACCATTTAAATACCGTTAAACGTAACTTAGACGAAAGTATCAAACGTTCCAAAGACGAATCCAAAAAACAAATTGAAACGTACCAGAGAGATTACGAAAAGTCTTTCAAAGAAATTGCAAAAGAAAGCCAAGACTTCTTAAAAGACAGTTTGGAGCAGTTCCAAGATCTAAAATACGAAATTAAAAACGGATTGGATGATCTAAACGATACCAAAGAAGAAACTCTTTCTAGTTTCCAATCCGAAATGGAAACACTCAAAGAAGATATCTTAACTTTATCCAGTGAGTTAGAAACCGTAAAAGAACATTCCGATTTATTTGCCTCCGCCAAACAGATTGCAGAGGAATCAAACAAAGCTGTGGAAGAAATCTCAGAAGCCCTCCGTGCCCTAGAAAAAGGCCGACCAGACATTGACCTTTACCAATCGGCAATTTCCGAGTTTTCAGAGCTTCGAAAAGAAATCGCAAACGAATTAGAAACTTTAAAAGAAGCGCAGTTCCAATCGGAAGACATCGACAAACAAGTGCAAATCCTTGCATCCAATCTTGTCCATGTTTCTGAAACTATGGAAGGTTTCGAACAAAGTTTGAACGAAGTGAGTTCCATTGAAACGCGGGTAACCAAACTCACAACCGAACAATCTAAAATTGAATCCTTCCTTTCTTCCTTACAAGAGTCACAAGATTCGGTTTTCACTTTAGTGGAAAACTTAGAAGGCCAAAAACACAATGCACGGGAACTCCAAGCCCGTCTCGACATCCTCGACCGGGAAATCGAAGTGGTAGAAGCCCGCGAAAAGGAACTGACTGAAACCATCCGCCAGGCAGAAAACAGAACTTCCTTCCTGGTGGAAAGGGAAGCACAGATTGATTCCGTAGAACGTAAATTTGACAAAATCGAAGAGCTGCTAGGTGACCTTTCCGACCGCCACCGCCAAATCCTCACCCTCCAAAAACGATTGGAAGATCTCAAAGAATCCTCAAGGGAAACCAAGGATGATTTGGAATCTCTCCTTGGGGAAGCAGACGAAACCTTCGAAAAACTCTCCGAATTCCTGGACATTGTCCAAGGAGCCATGCAAAGTCCGGTTCCGGCAGGGAAATCCGACCGAAAAGTTTCGGGAAATCCCCTTGTCGAGAGAAAAAGAGCCACCATCCAGAGCCTCCACGACAACTACCAGTGGTCTTCCGAGGCAATTAGTGAAAAATTAAATATTGAAAAATCCCTCGTAGATAGCATCCTCGGAGTTAGAAAGAAATAA
- the map gene encoding type I methionyl aminopeptidase yields the protein MIYIKNKSEIETMRKAGKFAAELLVYLEPFVKAGVTTLELNDLAEAYTKKNGHRSAPLGYKGFPKSICSSINHVVCHGIPKKEDVLANGDIVNLDVSPIVDGYIGDTSKTFIVGGKSTPDAEKLVADTEKAMWVGIEQVKPGNRIDDIGNAIDDFLTPLGYGIVRDLMGHGVGRNFHEEPQVPHFRSPRKLAKIEAGMIFTVEPMVNLGTWEVNFDKSDKWTVRTKDGKLSAQFEHTVLVTDKGYEILTKV from the coding sequence GTGATTTACATTAAAAACAAATCTGAAATTGAAACGATGAGGAAGGCGGGAAAATTTGCCGCCGAACTCCTCGTCTATCTAGAGCCCTTTGTCAAAGCCGGGGTCACTACCCTGGAACTGAACGATCTCGCCGAAGCCTATACCAAAAAAAACGGCCATAGATCGGCCCCTCTCGGATACAAAGGCTTTCCTAAGTCCATTTGCTCCTCCATCAACCATGTCGTTTGCCATGGAATTCCGAAAAAAGAAGATGTCCTTGCCAATGGCGACATTGTGAATCTAGACGTATCGCCCATTGTGGACGGATACATTGGAGATACCTCCAAAACCTTTATCGTGGGTGGTAAATCCACTCCTGATGCCGAAAAACTGGTAGCGGATACCGAAAAAGCAATGTGGGTCGGAATCGAACAAGTGAAACCGGGGAACCGCATCGATGATATCGGAAACGCAATTGATGACTTTCTCACTCCACTCGGGTATGGGATTGTTCGTGACCTTATGGGTCATGGTGTGGGACGCAATTTCCACGAAGAACCACAAGTCCCTCATTTTCGTTCTCCACGGAAACTGGCAAAAATTGAAGCAGGGATGATCTTCACTGTCGAACCCATGGTCAATTTAGGAACTTGGGAAGTGAATTTTGATAAATCCGATAAGTGGACTGTCCGCACCAAAGACGGAAAACTTTCTGCCCAATTTGAGCATACCGTCCTTGTCACAGACAAAGGTTACGAAATTCTAACAAAAGTTTGA
- a CDS encoding response regulator, translated as MNKAILFVDDEQIILMSLKSQLKKHFGNEYRYETAQNTEEAWSIIEELAEEGIDILIIISDWLMPNQRGDEFLRDVHKSYPAIKKIIISGHIDELSLNQLKGEVDLHSFLNKPWSESDLIKKVEDAITKIA; from the coding sequence ATGAACAAGGCCATTCTCTTCGTCGATGACGAACAAATCATTCTGATGAGTCTGAAGTCCCAGCTCAAAAAACATTTTGGGAACGAGTATCGTTATGAAACAGCCCAAAATACAGAAGAGGCTTGGTCTATCATTGAAGAATTGGCAGAAGAAGGAATCGATATCCTCATCATCATTTCGGATTGGCTGATGCCGAACCAACGTGGTGATGAGTTCCTTCGCGATGTACACAAATCCTATCCTGCAATTAAGAAAATAATTATTTCCGGTCATATTGATGAGTTATCACTCAATCAATTGAAAGGAGAAGTGGATCTACACAGCTTCTTAAACAAACCATGGTCTGAATCGGATTTAATCAAAAAAGTAGAAGACGCCATTACGAAGATTGCCTAG
- the thiM gene encoding hydroxyethylthiazole kinase, producing MSKSIIENTIEDLETLRSKSPLVHNITNYVVMNNTANALLAIGASPIMAHAIEEVEEMVTICSATVINIGTLSEPWIQSMEKAAAKAVSIHKPLVLDPVGAGASNLRNMAIRRILGAGSPSIVRGNASEILSTLNSSGKTKGVDSTDSSESAVDSGKSLSKVTGGVVVISGATDYILSGTEKAQVRNGDPLMTKVTGLGCTASAICGAFAAIQPNQFRAATSAMAIMGIAGEMAKSKTSSPGSFQIAFLDALYEIGADTIKQKLNGE from the coding sequence ATGTCAAAATCAATCATTGAAAATACTATCGAAGATTTAGAAACCTTACGTTCTAAGTCCCCTCTCGTTCATAATATCACAAACTATGTAGTCATGAATAATACTGCCAATGCCCTCCTTGCCATAGGTGCCTCTCCTATTATGGCTCACGCCATTGAAGAAGTCGAAGAAATGGTTACAATCTGTTCGGCAACTGTCATCAATATTGGAACTTTATCTGAACCTTGGATCCAAAGTATGGAAAAGGCAGCCGCAAAAGCAGTGTCCATTCACAAACCATTGGTTCTGGATCCGGTTGGAGCAGGAGCAAGTAACTTGCGTAATATGGCAATTCGTCGTATCCTTGGTGCAGGTAGTCCAAGCATTGTTCGTGGGAATGCTTCTGAAATTTTGTCAACACTCAACTCTTCTGGAAAAACAAAAGGAGTGGATTCCACTGATTCTTCTGAATCGGCTGTGGATTCGGGAAAATCTCTTTCCAAAGTTACTGGTGGGGTGGTTGTTATCTCTGGAGCCACTGATTATATTTTAAGTGGGACTGAAAAAGCCCAAGTGAGAAACGGTGACCCACTGATGACAAAGGTGACTGGTCTCGGTTGTACGGCTTCTGCTATTTGTGGAGCTTTTGCAGCCATCCAACCCAACCAATTCCGCGCGGCAACTTCTGCTATGGCAATTATGGGAATTGCTGGAGAAATGGCAAAATCCAAAACAAGTTCCCCAGGAAGTTTCCAAATCGCTTTTTTAGACGCGTTGTATGAAATTGGAGCAGATACCATCAAACAAAAGTTAAATGGGGAATAA
- the thiE gene encoding thiamine phosphate synthase — translation MGNKPQIQGVYLVTDRPLCLYHRLEEVVRLAALGGVSLVQLREKEADTRQFLELAKHLKKILTPFSIPLLINDRLDICLAAGADGVHLGQSDLPWWETRRILGNDAIIGLSLETKEDFHSLIQTHPKPELDYLAVSPVFDTNTKTNTKPAWGLTGVTWLKSQTNLPIVAIGGVNESNAEAIIEAGADSLAVVSAICSAKDPKLATENLTKKFQY, via the coding sequence ATGGGGAATAAACCTCAAATCCAAGGGGTTTATCTGGTAACAGATAGGCCCTTATGCCTCTACCATAGATTGGAAGAGGTGGTACGACTTGCCGCCCTTGGGGGAGTTTCTTTAGTCCAACTCAGGGAAAAAGAAGCAGACACCCGACAGTTTTTAGAACTAGCCAAACATTTAAAAAAAATCCTTACACCTTTTTCCATTCCTCTTCTCATCAATGACCGTTTAGATATTTGTTTGGCGGCCGGAGCTGATGGAGTCCATCTCGGACAATCCGATTTACCTTGGTGGGAAACACGCCGGATCTTAGGAAACGATGCCATCATCGGACTTTCCTTAGAAACCAAAGAAGACTTTCACTCTCTCATCCAAACGCACCCAAAACCAGAATTAGATTATTTGGCAGTATCTCCCGTATTTGATACCAATACAAAAACCAATACCAAACCTGCTTGGGGATTAACGGGAGTTACTTGGTTAAAATCACAAACCAATCTCCCTATCGTTGCCATTGGTGGAGTGAACGAATCCAATGCAGAAGCCATCATCGAAGCAGGAGCCGATTCCCTGGCTGTCGTCAGTGCGATTTGTTCTGCCAAAGATCCAAAACTGGCAACAGAGAATTTAACAAAAAAATTCCAGTATTAG
- the queG gene encoding tRNA epoxyqueuosine(34) reductase QueG, with amino-acid sequence MTNPVYQIRFQIKTICEKEGFSLVGFTEAKIPNSDREHLDKWIQDERFGNMHWFAKDHAVGIRNDFQNLGLVPRSVICLGFVYRSTAGEEIVSQLESKVSRYALGSDYHIILKEKGNRILKTLRSEFPNFKFRQSVDSLPVAEKILTKESGIVWQGKNTNLIHPKLGSYFFLSTILTDLELGGPEPEEIITDHCGSCRKCLDVCPTGALEEYQIDARKCISYLTIEDRKETEATDSFLKWDRKGWVYGCDLCQEVCPWNANIAKRNKVETLEPEFLPRSFWTDPGFLEKKSLTKEEFDDYFKDSPIERIGFEIWNRNLRQKNEKKSN; translated from the coding sequence ATGACAAATCCAGTTTACCAGATTCGCTTTCAAATTAAAACCATTTGTGAAAAGGAAGGATTTTCTCTTGTGGGATTTACGGAAGCAAAAATCCCAAATTCAGACCGCGAACATTTGGACAAATGGATTCAGGACGAACGGTTCGGGAATATGCATTGGTTTGCCAAAGACCATGCGGTAGGGATTCGAAACGATTTCCAAAATTTGGGCCTTGTTCCCCGTTCTGTGATCTGCCTTGGATTTGTTTATCGGTCAACGGCAGGGGAAGAGATAGTTTCCCAATTGGAATCTAAGGTTTCTCGTTATGCGTTAGGTTCCGATTATCATATCATCCTAAAAGAAAAAGGAAATCGAATTCTAAAAACCCTTCGTTCCGAGTTCCCCAATTTTAAATTCCGACAATCTGTAGATAGTTTACCTGTAGCAGAAAAAATTCTCACTAAAGAATCGGGAATTGTATGGCAGGGAAAAAATACCAACCTCATCCATCCAAAACTTGGGTCTTATTTTTTTCTTTCAACAATTCTCACTGATTTAGAGTTAGGTGGCCCAGAACCAGAAGAAATCATTACTGACCATTGTGGAAGTTGTCGTAAATGTTTGGATGTTTGTCCTACGGGTGCTCTCGAAGAATATCAAATTGATGCAAGAAAATGTATTTCTTATTTAACCATCGAAGATCGGAAAGAAACCGAAGCCACGGATTCTTTTTTAAAATGGGATCGAAAGGGATGGGTGTATGGTTGTGATCTTTGCCAAGAGGTTTGTCCTTGGAATGCCAATATTGCCAAACGAAACAAAGTGGAAACTTTGGAACCAGAATTTTTACCCAGATCTTTCTGGACAGATCCAGGGTTTTTAGAAAAAAAATCTCTCACCAAAGAAGAGTTTGATGATTATTTTAAAGATTCACCAATTGAAAGGATTGGATTTGAAATTTGGAACCGGAATCTAAGACAAAAAAATGAAAAAAAATCAAACTAA
- a CDS encoding LIC_11502 family protein yields MGNEVYLTEIKDRLPSHLYVHVPKLISLFPQIEALVTLPKGIPDLLRKGIYFALLQSVVRLLERNTDPLLPEILPEYGELIRSVSETYSVLQPDTESNWLAECIQYGDKSAYHWEWKHFDSHELF; encoded by the coding sequence ATGGGGAACGAAGTTTATCTTACAGAAATAAAGGACCGGTTGCCAAGCCATTTGTATGTCCATGTCCCAAAACTAATTTCTCTATTTCCACAAATAGAAGCACTGGTGACTCTTCCGAAGGGAATTCCTGATCTGTTACGAAAGGGAATTTATTTTGCCCTACTCCAATCGGTCGTGAGACTTCTGGAAAGAAACACAGACCCACTCCTTCCCGAAATCCTTCCTGAGTATGGGGAACTCATTCGTTCGGTTTCTGAAACCTATTCCGTTTTACAACCAGATACAGAATCCAATTGGCTAGCAGAATGTATCCAATACGGAGACAAATCTGCCTACCATTGGGAATGGAAACATTTTGATTCACATGAGTTGTTCTAA
- a CDS encoding acyl-CoA thioesterase, translated as MIRTEIQIRFNDMDPMRRVNNSSYSTYLELARLDFCNRYLQVTELDDIPFVLARVEMDLKASVLPGASIFVETWVSAIGTTSWEFSYEIRDKKTNELYVSAKTVQVYFDYRAKTKKPIPLKFLKSLEKERL; from the coding sequence ATGATTCGCACCGAAATTCAAATTCGATTTAATGATATGGATCCTATGCGAAGGGTCAATAACTCTAGTTATTCGACGTATTTAGAGTTAGCAAGGTTAGATTTTTGTAATCGTTATTTACAGGTAACGGAATTAGATGATATTCCTTTTGTTCTGGCACGAGTAGAAATGGATTTAAAAGCATCTGTATTACCGGGAGCATCCATTTTTGTTGAAACTTGGGTCTCAGCCATTGGAACCACCTCTTGGGAATTTTCTTATGAAATTCGAGACAAAAAAACAAATGAACTTTATGTATCTGCAAAAACAGTCCAGGTGTATTTTGATTATAGAGCTAAAACCAAAAAACCGATCCCCCTTAAATTTCTAAAATCTCTCGAAAAGGAACGTTTGTAA
- a CDS encoding cell envelope biogenesis protein OmpA, translated as MVWISLMLVGTGFFLIWFWAKLVKNPRTVLPLRKEGSFIQEKNIVVKDSCIREFSILFSAGSSKLEKEAMDLLRAEWEPKIISQIGYIQLFGSADVSGHLAKNRRLVKERVRNVNKYLLSLGISNDKINQTFLEPIYGKSPELRRLLRSVKIQYKIET; from the coding sequence ATGGTTTGGATTTCCCTAATGTTAGTTGGGACAGGTTTTTTCCTAATTTGGTTTTGGGCAAAACTTGTAAAAAATCCAAGAACTGTACTTCCTTTACGCAAAGAAGGAAGTTTTATCCAAGAAAAAAATATAGTGGTTAAGGATTCTTGCATCAGGGAATTTTCCATCCTTTTCAGTGCTGGTTCTTCAAAGTTAGAAAAAGAAGCAATGGATTTGTTACGAGCCGAGTGGGAACCCAAAATTATATCCCAAATAGGATACATTCAATTGTTTGGTTCTGCCGATGTTTCTGGCCATCTGGCAAAAAATCGAAGGTTGGTGAAAGAAAGAGTCCGTAACGTAAATAAGTATTTATTATCTCTTGGAATTTCTAACGATAAAATCAATCAAACTTTTTTAGAACCTATTTACGGCAAAAGTCCGGAACTACGAAGGTTGTTACGATCAGTAAAGATCCAATACAAAATAGAAACATAG
- a CDS encoding delta-60 repeat domain-containing protein: MFRIFSYLWICVVSFTTFSLCKPADLENTCDVRSKSFFIASLVRYATGDRSSSCLPAFTFLDQWGVYNDSTASIASITSNGGHIIVGGNFTMVAVSTGSSSMVDPVTGTVVPNRFCPHLKVMGSTNAAISDGSGGFYIGGDFTHVQGVKQNQVAHILYGCQIDPNFITEEDPSRNITALQLLGDTLYVGGMFTGWGSGSQSNIASLNRYSGKLNSEFVTGTFDNSVFDIVTDGSALYVGGHFQNVGATPKRGLVKLYPNAGSIDTSFTGQAPVGGQVNDLHLGSDHSGNPVLYVVGPFTGRAMSFYLNGTQTTWAPNPNLEVYKVSQYENTIYLGGAFTTIGVTPANYLVGVDNQLGAIKENSFLINNVVQTLEIIGNKIYVLGEFTAAKGQERKYAASYDLPNMSLNIWDPNLNSAINFPGGEIISTGSSILIAGNHSAINTKHRKNFAVFEESTGSPIEGTPNFDFGIKSLHIKNNHLFVGGSFEHVNGIPRLAFAILDLPTYQLNPTNLGVSGSSIEIRAIASNDTQIFFGGTGMSSVSGQTRNAVASINAENYSLTNWNPNLGGSATSLLVLNDAVYIGGIYISLNGDNTIANYRAVDTNTGLVVSLPSVSDYPSSDVAAQAYYDGKIYIGGIFSLIGASTFNNFAMYDTNTKSYISPNPIYANGFVYSITPSPDGKIVVAGSFSGLNGSTTNNCVSAFDSKTNTILPWFPNADNTGYTSIYHNGKWYIGGEFKKVFNKPYGGLIISDLTEK, encoded by the coding sequence ATGTTTCGAATTTTTTCTTATCTCTGGATCTGCGTAGTTTCTTTTACTACATTCTCCCTTTGCAAACCTGCTGACCTGGAAAACACTTGTGATGTTCGATCTAAATCTTTTTTTATAGCATCTCTCGTTCGTTATGCGACAGGCGACAGGTCTTCTTCTTGTTTACCTGCTTTTACATTTTTAGACCAATGGGGAGTGTATAATGATTCGACTGCCAGTATTGCCAGTATCACAAGTAACGGTGGCCATATCATTGTTGGTGGGAATTTCACGATGGTTGCAGTTTCTACTGGAAGTTCTTCCATGGTGGATCCGGTTACAGGCACTGTGGTTCCCAATCGCTTCTGCCCCCACTTAAAAGTGATGGGAAGTACAAACGCAGCGATTTCCGATGGGTCAGGTGGATTTTATATCGGGGGAGACTTCACCCATGTCCAGGGTGTCAAACAAAACCAAGTGGCGCATATTTTGTACGGATGCCAAATAGATCCAAACTTCATAACAGAAGAAGATCCCTCAAGAAACATAACAGCATTACAATTATTAGGTGACACCCTATACGTAGGTGGAATGTTTACGGGTTGGGGGTCTGGTTCTCAGTCCAACATCGCTTCTCTCAATCGATATTCCGGAAAACTCAATTCGGAGTTTGTTACTGGTACCTTTGATAATAGTGTTTTTGATATCGTTACCGATGGATCGGCATTGTATGTGGGTGGGCATTTTCAAAACGTTGGGGCAACACCGAAACGAGGGTTGGTCAAATTATATCCTAACGCAGGGTCTATTGATACTTCGTTCACAGGACAAGCACCAGTTGGTGGCCAAGTCAATGACTTACATCTGGGTTCTGATCATTCTGGAAACCCAGTCCTTTATGTGGTTGGGCCATTTACTGGCCGAGCCATGTCTTTCTATTTGAATGGAACACAAACAACTTGGGCACCAAACCCTAACCTAGAAGTATATAAAGTCAGCCAATACGAAAATACAATTTATCTAGGGGGAGCGTTCACAACGATTGGAGTAACTCCTGCCAATTATCTTGTTGGAGTCGATAACCAATTAGGTGCCATCAAAGAAAATTCATTTTTAATCAATAATGTTGTACAAACTTTAGAAATCATAGGTAACAAAATTTATGTTCTTGGAGAATTCACAGCAGCCAAAGGGCAAGAAAGGAAATACGCTGCTAGTTACGATTTACCGAACATGAGTTTAAACATTTGGGATCCAAACTTAAATTCAGCAATTAACTTCCCTGGAGGAGAAATAATTTCCACAGGATCTTCCATCCTCATTGCCGGCAATCATTCAGCAATCAATACAAAACATAGGAAAAATTTTGCCGTGTTTGAAGAATCCACTGGTTCTCCTATCGAAGGCACACCTAACTTTGATTTTGGTATTAAATCCTTACATATAAAAAACAACCATCTCTTTGTCGGTGGAAGTTTTGAACATGTAAACGGAATTCCAAGACTTGCTTTTGCTATTTTGGATTTACCTACCTACCAACTAAACCCAACCAACCTAGGTGTATCTGGCTCCAGTATAGAGATCAGAGCCATCGCTAGTAACGACACCCAAATCTTTTTTGGAGGTACAGGGATGAGTTCCGTGAGTGGACAAACTCGCAATGCAGTAGCATCCATCAACGCAGAAAATTATTCCCTAACAAACTGGAATCCTAACTTAGGAGGCAGTGCTACTTCTCTTTTGGTTCTAAATGATGCTGTATATATCGGTGGTATTTATATCTCTTTAAATGGTGACAATACCATTGCCAATTACAGGGCCGTTGATACAAACACAGGGCTTGTAGTATCATTGCCTTCTGTCTCCGATTACCCAAGTAGCGATGTTGCCGCACAAGCATACTATGATGGTAAAATTTATATAGGTGGAATTTTTTCACTCATCGGTGCATCAACTTTCAATAACTTCGCTATGTATGACACAAACACAAAATCCTACATTTCACCTAATCCGATTTATGCGAATGGCTTTGTGTATTCGATCACTCCTTCACCTGATGGAAAAATTGTAGTTGCTGGTTCGTTTTCGGGACTCAATGGTTCTACTACAAATAACTGCGTCAGTGCCTTTGATAGCAAAACGAATACCATTTTACCTTGGTTTCCAAATGCAGATAACACTGGTTACACAAGTATCTATCACAATGGAAAATGGTACATTGGCGGAGAATTTAAAAAAGTATTTAACAAACCTTATGGCGGGTTAATCATCAGTGATCTTACTGAAAAATAA